From Williamwhitmania taraxaci, one genomic window encodes:
- a CDS encoding GH92 family glycosyl hydrolase — protein sequence MNFSRILASLILCAPIAITAQPFSPASKVNPFIGTGGHGHTYPGATAPFGMVQLSPDTRLTGWDGCSGYHFSDSAIYGFSHTHLSGTGVADYCDILLMPTIGEPVTTSNDYVSPFRKETEKAEPGYYTVFLDKPKVKVELTASARVGFHRYTFPKSKEANILLDLEHRDEVLDAWIEVVNDYEVHGFRRSKSWATNQSVYFVIRFSKPIDGAFTAAAEGEEITLVPLPLAPKTLARDQKSRVVGKKLKSNFRFRTKAGEEILVKVGISAVSIDGALANINSEIPGWDFDAVRQQTFDSWNRELSKIEVSGGTKEQETTFYSALYHCMLVPNLFMDADGQYLGTDLKPHTAEGFTPYTIFSLWDTYRAYHPLMTIIDTRRTTDFINIFLSHYKNGGLLPVWELAGNETFCMIGYHSVPVIVDAYMKGIRGFDANLALEAMQHSATQNRFGLDVYRSHGCIPGDLESEGVSKTLEYAYDDWCIAQLAKDLGKGAVYNEYIQRAQYYRNMFDPETGFMRPRINGGFKKPFNPTEVDFNFTEGNSWQYSFYVPQDITGLAKLHGGMGALATKLDLLFATEQNLSGREQVDITGLIGQYAHGNEPSHHMAYLYDYLGQPWKTQQRVHQIMNEMYSAKPDGLIGNEDCGQMSAWLVMSAMGFYPVCPGSNQYAIGTPWFPKTTIHLENGKSFTISAPEVNDKNFYIQSATLNENSYAKSFINHSDIMNGGELTFNLGTEPNKQWGVGEGNEPATSIAEKSRTTIPWIEAKSRTFTDTLKVTLQPGEAGSKIIYTIDGSDPRKKGMQSNKPIIVTGTCTIKAVAVAAGKYTSFVVEGTFFNVKTNRKITIASKVNSQYTAGGPEGLIDGIRGAENFRLGGWQGYQDQDFEAIVDLGNEQPIKRVAAGFLQDVGSWIMMPTVVEFYTSSDDITYYLTAKVANTVADTVMTSTVQDLSATVSTTARYVKVIARNYGALPKWHLGAGFPAFIFVDEIVVE from the coding sequence ATGAACTTTTCCCGAATTCTAGCATCGTTGATTCTTTGCGCACCAATAGCTATTACAGCCCAACCCTTCTCCCCTGCTTCGAAGGTAAACCCGTTTATAGGAACCGGAGGCCACGGCCACACTTACCCCGGCGCCACGGCTCCCTTTGGTATGGTGCAGCTGAGCCCCGATACGCGCCTCACGGGATGGGATGGCTGCTCGGGCTACCACTTCTCCGATAGCGCAATCTACGGCTTTTCGCATACGCACCTCAGCGGCACGGGCGTGGCCGACTACTGCGATATTCTTTTGATGCCAACCATTGGTGAACCGGTAACTACAAGCAATGATTACGTTTCCCCTTTCCGGAAGGAGACCGAAAAGGCCGAACCCGGATACTACACCGTGTTTCTCGATAAACCTAAGGTGAAGGTAGAGCTTACGGCATCAGCCCGCGTGGGCTTTCACCGCTACACGTTTCCAAAGAGTAAGGAGGCCAACATTCTGCTGGATCTTGAACACCGCGATGAAGTGCTGGATGCTTGGATTGAGGTGGTAAACGACTACGAGGTGCACGGATTCCGCCGCTCTAAGTCGTGGGCAACGAACCAATCGGTATACTTTGTAATTCGTTTCTCGAAACCTATCGATGGCGCATTTACTGCCGCAGCCGAAGGTGAAGAGATAACCCTAGTGCCGCTCCCACTTGCACCCAAAACGCTTGCTCGCGACCAAAAGAGTCGCGTAGTAGGAAAAAAGCTAAAGAGTAACTTTCGCTTTAGAACCAAGGCCGGAGAAGAAATTCTGGTTAAGGTGGGCATTTCGGCCGTAAGCATTGATGGCGCGTTGGCAAACATCAACTCCGAGATTCCCGGTTGGGATTTTGACGCTGTGCGCCAGCAAACCTTCGACAGTTGGAACCGCGAACTGAGCAAAATTGAGGTTTCGGGAGGAACAAAGGAACAAGAAACCACCTTTTACTCGGCACTTTACCACTGCATGTTGGTTCCCAACCTCTTTATGGATGCCGATGGGCAGTATCTGGGCACCGACCTCAAGCCGCACACCGCAGAGGGGTTTACCCCTTACACCATCTTCTCGTTGTGGGATACCTATCGCGCCTATCATCCGCTAATGACGATTATTGACACGCGCAGAACTACCGATTTCATAAACATCTTTCTCTCGCATTACAAAAACGGCGGTCTGCTACCCGTGTGGGAGTTGGCTGGCAACGAAACCTTCTGCATGATTGGCTACCACTCGGTTCCTGTGATTGTAGATGCCTACATGAAGGGGATTCGCGGTTTCGATGCTAACCTTGCCCTTGAGGCCATGCAACACAGCGCAACACAAAATCGTTTTGGGTTGGATGTTTACCGCAGCCACGGATGCATTCCGGGCGATTTGGAGTCGGAGGGCGTGTCGAAAACACTTGAGTATGCCTACGACGATTGGTGCATTGCGCAGCTAGCAAAAGATTTGGGAAAAGGCGCGGTTTACAACGAATACATTCAGCGTGCGCAGTATTACCGCAACATGTTCGACCCCGAAACTGGGTTTATGCGGCCACGCATTAATGGTGGATTTAAGAAACCATTTAACCCAACGGAGGTAGATTTTAACTTTACCGAAGGCAATAGCTGGCAATACAGCTTCTATGTGCCGCAAGATATTACGGGGCTGGCGAAGCTACATGGCGGCATGGGTGCGCTGGCAACCAAACTCGACTTGCTCTTTGCCACCGAACAGAATCTCAGCGGACGCGAGCAGGTGGATATCACCGGGCTAATTGGACAGTATGCTCACGGCAACGAACCAAGCCATCATATGGCCTACCTATATGACTACTTGGGACAACCGTGGAAAACTCAACAGCGCGTGCACCAAATTATGAATGAGATGTATTCGGCCAAGCCCGATGGGCTAATTGGCAATGAAGATTGCGGACAAATGAGCGCTTGGCTGGTGATGAGCGCAATGGGTTTCTACCCTGTTTGTCCGGGCAGCAACCAGTATGCCATTGGCACACCTTGGTTTCCAAAGACAACAATTCATCTCGAAAACGGAAAATCATTTACCATTTCGGCACCGGAAGTAAATGATAAGAACTTCTACATACAAAGTGCAACCCTTAACGAAAACAGCTACGCGAAGAGTTTTATCAACCATTCGGATATAATGAATGGTGGGGAGCTAACTTTTAACTTAGGCACTGAACCCAACAAGCAGTGGGGCGTTGGCGAGGGCAATGAACCAGCTACATCCATTGCCGAGAAAAGTCGCACAACTATTCCGTGGATTGAAGCAAAAAGCCGCACCTTTACCGATACGCTAAAGGTGACCCTGCAACCGGGCGAAGCAGGTTCGAAAATCATTTATACTATTGATGGAAGCGACCCGCGCAAGAAGGGGATGCAGAGCAATAAACCGATTATAGTAACTGGAACTTGCACCATAAAGGCGGTGGCCGTTGCTGCGGGAAAATATACCAGCTTCGTGGTAGAGGGAACCTTCTTCAACGTAAAGACGAATCGCAAAATTACCATTGCCTCGAAAGTAAATAGTCAGTATACCGCAGGTGGCCCCGAAGGGCTGATTGATGGCATTCGCGGTGCGGAGAACTTCCGACTTGGAGGATGGCAAGGCTACCAAGACCAAGACTTTGAGGCAATAGTCGATTTGGGTAACGAGCAACCAATTAAGAGAGTGGCCGCCGGATTTTTACAAGATGTTGGTTCGTGGATTATGATGCCTACCGTAGTGGAGTTTTACACCAGCAGCGACGACATTACCTACTACCTTACGGCCAAGGTTGCCAACACCGTTGCCGATACTGTAATGACATCGACCGTTCAAGACCTTTCGGCTACGGTTAGCACAACAGCCCGCTACGTAAAGGTGATTGCTCGCAACTACGGTGCGCTACCCAAATGGCACTTGGGTGCAGGTTTTCCCGCATTTATATTTGTGGATGAGATTGTGGTAGAGTGA
- a CDS encoding TlpA family protein disulfide reductase produces the protein MRKSLLFILLLITSISTQAQDTSNDSVLSTIIGELKQLEDFKLTYNGHFVFADSTCRDSKGTTEYYRARNDSIWGYTLIDSVFYADVNQHLVDIYDGSEMLYLKIDDKKFRTVNYGSLGFDTKTILINSNRITPLLNKLEFILLNKEPYTLTTDSEHIKLKFTSAYALSSGAKPTKMTYKHITGQTIEITFNRSTYLPTHYFENITYNNSNAPMICEEEFAFETIEHKTISIYDYIPSNFIPYDPFGGKLGVGKLAYSFSLPTNHNDSLSLNQLKERVVVIMFSSEFCGGCRQAIPQINELRQKMQGKDVIFLYIDVDKRTKVDALQKFAKEQKIEMPCLSDNGTVSGQYGVTGVPTFFLINQKRVIADRLIGANISDTLETKILELLN, from the coding sequence ATGAGAAAGAGTTTACTATTTATACTGTTGTTGATTACTTCTATATCAACTCAGGCACAGGATACGTCCAATGATTCCGTTTTATCAACGATCATAGGCGAGTTAAAACAGCTGGAAGATTTTAAGCTGACCTATAATGGGCATTTTGTTTTCGCCGATTCCACCTGTAGAGATTCTAAAGGAACAACTGAATACTATCGAGCAAGAAACGATTCAATATGGGGATATACCCTCATCGATAGCGTGTTTTATGCAGATGTCAACCAACATCTCGTTGACATTTATGATGGATCGGAAATGCTTTATTTGAAAATAGACGACAAAAAGTTTAGAACCGTGAATTATGGTTCCTTAGGTTTCGACACAAAAACAATACTAATTAACAGTAATAGAATCACTCCGCTATTAAACAAACTGGAATTCATACTACTAAACAAGGAGCCATATACACTGACCACTGATAGCGAGCATATCAAGTTAAAATTCACCTCGGCTTACGCATTGAGCAGCGGTGCAAAACCAACCAAAATGACATATAAACATATAACAGGGCAAACCATCGAAATTACCTTTAATAGGTCAACCTACCTGCCTACCCATTATTTCGAAAATATAACTTACAATAATAGCAACGCCCCAATGATTTGTGAAGAAGAATTCGCATTTGAAACAATAGAACATAAAACAATATCTATTTACGATTACATCCCCTCCAACTTTATCCCATATGATCCCTTTGGAGGGAAACTGGGAGTTGGTAAACTGGCATATAGTTTTTCACTGCCTACCAACCACAATGATAGCCTTTCGCTAAATCAACTGAAAGAGAGGGTTGTAGTAATAATGTTCTCCTCCGAATTTTGCGGCGGTTGCAGGCAAGCAATCCCACAAATCAACGAGCTGAGACAAAAAATGCAAGGCAAAGATGTGATCTTTCTCTATATCGATGTAGACAAAAGGACAAAGGTTGATGCCCTCCAGAAATTTGCGAAAGAACAAAAAATTGAAATGCCATGCTTAAGTGATAACGGAACCGTTTCCGGACAGTACGGCGTAACAGGGGTCCCAACTTTCTTTTTAATAAACCAAAAGAGAGTTATTGCAGATCGGCTTATAGGGGCAAATATTTCGGATACATTGGAAACGAAGATTCTTGAGTTGTTGAACTAA
- a CDS encoding M3 family metallopeptidase: protein MKKIALVSLMALMAATGMAQPKDGGNPFFKEYTTPFKVPPFNLIDTSHFIPAIVEGIKQQQAEIDAIVNNPKAPTFENTIVAYDKSGALLSKVGSVFGSLNGANTSPALQAIARKTSPMSTKHRDNISLNEKLFKRIKTVYENRNKSKLTPLQIRVVEKYYSDFERNGANLSEADKTKLRAINQELSMLGLKFGENLLAETNNNFKLVVDNKADLAGLPADVIISGADQAKQDGMEGKWVFTLQKPSMIPFLQYAQNRELRKKIYMGYNMRGNNDNEFDNKVNILKIANLRAERANLLGYKTYADYIISNNMAKTPEAVYDFLNKIMEPALNVAKQDLAEMQAIADREGANIKLEAWDWWFYSEKLRKEKYNLDEAEIKPYLSLENVRTGMFYVANKLYGITFTKRPDLPVYHTEVDAFEIKDSTGKHIGVLYMDYHPRPGKRSGAWCGRFRSQSYENGKRITPVITIVTNFTRPAGDAPALLTWDETSTLFHEFGHALHGLFTDGQYERIAGSIPRDMIELPSQVMENWAGEPEVLKVYAKHYKTGEVMPQELITKLEKSMTFNQAFVTVEYIAASILDLDWHSFTAPKQVDVNAFEKESMDKIHLIPEILPRYRTTFFSHITGGYAAGYYVYLWAAVLDSDAFQSFVDSGNLYNKDIAAKFRKFILTEGGNDEGMVQYRKFRGQDPSPIPLLKKRGLDK, encoded by the coding sequence ATGAAAAAAATAGCACTTGTAAGCCTTATGGCTCTAATGGCGGCAACAGGAATGGCGCAGCCAAAGGACGGCGGAAACCCTTTCTTTAAGGAGTACACTACTCCGTTTAAGGTGCCACCTTTCAACCTGATTGATACCAGCCACTTTATTCCGGCAATTGTAGAAGGTATTAAGCAGCAACAGGCCGAGATTGATGCCATTGTGAACAATCCAAAGGCACCTACCTTTGAAAATACCATTGTGGCTTACGATAAGAGTGGTGCCTTACTTAGCAAGGTTGGATCGGTATTTGGAAGTCTCAATGGAGCAAATACCTCTCCTGCACTGCAAGCAATTGCGCGCAAAACATCGCCAATGTCGACTAAGCACCGCGACAATATATCGCTTAACGAGAAGCTTTTCAAGCGGATTAAAACAGTTTACGAAAACCGCAACAAAAGCAAGCTAACCCCGCTGCAAATTAGAGTTGTAGAAAAATATTACAGCGATTTTGAGCGCAACGGTGCAAACCTTTCTGAGGCCGACAAAACTAAGCTTCGCGCAATTAACCAAGAGCTATCCATGCTGGGGCTTAAGTTTGGCGAGAACCTTCTTGCTGAAACAAACAATAACTTTAAGCTGGTTGTTGACAATAAGGCCGACCTGGCTGGTTTGCCTGCCGACGTAATTATTAGCGGAGCCGACCAAGCTAAGCAAGACGGCATGGAGGGCAAATGGGTGTTTACGCTTCAAAAGCCTAGCATGATTCCATTCCTACAGTATGCTCAAAACCGTGAACTGCGCAAGAAAATTTACATGGGCTACAACATGCGCGGCAACAACGATAACGAATTCGACAACAAGGTAAATATCCTTAAAATTGCAAACCTACGTGCCGAAAGAGCAAACCTATTGGGATACAAAACCTATGCTGACTATATTATCAGCAACAATATGGCAAAAACCCCTGAGGCGGTTTACGATTTCCTAAATAAAATAATGGAACCAGCGCTGAACGTTGCAAAGCAAGACCTTGCCGAAATGCAAGCCATTGCCGACCGCGAAGGTGCCAACATTAAGCTAGAAGCTTGGGACTGGTGGTTCTACTCCGAAAAGCTACGCAAGGAGAAGTATAACCTCGACGAAGCCGAAATTAAGCCATACCTTTCGTTGGAAAATGTAAGAACTGGAATGTTCTACGTTGCCAATAAGCTATACGGCATTACCTTTACCAAGAGGCCCGACCTTCCGGTATATCATACTGAAGTAGATGCCTTTGAGATCAAAGATTCTACCGGAAAACATATTGGAGTTCTCTACATGGATTACCATCCAAGACCAGGCAAACGCTCGGGTGCTTGGTGCGGTCGATTCAGAAGTCAATCGTACGAAAATGGTAAGAGAATTACTCCGGTAATTACCATTGTAACAAACTTTACCCGTCCAGCGGGCGATGCTCCTGCGCTGCTTACCTGGGATGAAACCTCTACCCTTTTTCATGAGTTTGGACATGCCCTTCACGGCCTGTTTACCGATGGCCAATACGAGCGCATTGCCGGCAGTATTCCTCGCGATATGATTGAACTTCCATCGCAAGTTATGGAAAACTGGGCAGGCGAACCCGAAGTGCTAAAGGTTTACGCTAAGCACTACAAAACTGGCGAAGTAATGCCTCAAGAGCTTATTACTAAGTTGGAGAAGAGCATGACCTTTAACCAAGCGTTTGTAACCGTTGAATACATTGCAGCTTCCATCCTCGACCTCGACTGGCACAGCTTTACCGCGCCAAAACAGGTTGATGTAAATGCGTTTGAGAAGGAGAGCATGGATAAGATTCACCTTATTCCCGAGATTCTTCCCCGTTACCGCACCACCTTCTTTAGCCATATTACTGGTGGATACGCAGCCGGATACTACGTTTACCTATGGGCAGCAGTGCTCGACAGCGATGCATTCCAATCGTTCGTAGACTCTGGAAACCTTTACAACAAGGATATTGCCGCCAAATTCCGTAAGTTCATCCTCACCGAGGGTGGCAACGACGAGGGTATGGTTCAATACCGCAAGTTTAGAGGCCAAGACCCAAGCCCAATTCCACTTCTTAAGAAGCGAGGCTTAGACAAATAA